The following nucleotide sequence is from Solanum dulcamara chromosome 7, daSolDulc1.2, whole genome shotgun sequence.
TCAAAGAGGACCATCTAGgtgttggaagatatgttgagaggtTGTGTGATCGACTTTGGGGGATATCGAGATAAGTTCTTGCATTTGTGTGAGTTCTCATATAACAATAACTATCACTCCAACATTAAGATGGCACCATTCGAAGCCCTGTATGAGAGGGGATGtaggtctcccatagggtggtttgaggctGGATATATGGAGTCCTTAGAGGTTAATTTGGTAAGAGATGctcaggataaggtaagaagtatacaagctaagcttctagcagctcagagtcgtcaaaAAGAGTATGCAGACTGTAAGGTAAGGGATATAATAGTTCAGGCTGATGAGCAAGTGCTTCTAAAGGTGTTACCCATAAAGGGAGAaatgagatttggtaagaaggTCAAGCTTAGACCTCGGTATATTGGCCCCTTAAGATTTTTGATTGTGTAGGGCCCGTGGATTACAGGTTGGCCTTATTACTTAGTTTTTCTGGAGTACATCCAGTATTCCACGTGTCCATGCTGAAAAAGTATTATGGAGATGGAGCTTATATCATTAAGTGGGATTCAGTTTTGCTAGACGCATATCTTCAGTATAACGACCTATCTCCATCATTATGGGTAACCCAATGGGGGTAGGAAATCTGGTCGAAAAACTTTTGGGTAgtgacttgaaaattttgagactAGGCCAGATTTGGATAaaatctgagtcaggtgaggccTAGGGTGATCCAGTAATGGATGGAGGATTGAATTTATAGTTTTATTGATTGAGTTGATATCCAAGATGATATAGAGTCTGTAAATCTTTACGGAATCGTATTCAGatgagtaaaactctcgaaattAAACTTGGTGTGAAGGGTATATGTTAGGCGACATGGAGAAAGGGTGTGTTGTGATATGGGAGATTTTGAGACTCTTTACGAGCTCCCTGTCTTGACATATCCCATCGAAGCGGGATTATTCCTACTAGGGCAAGGCTGCCAGAGCGTGATGGTCCCACTGTGGTAGGACAGTTACGACTTAATATGGGAAAAAAtcccaaaaataatattttctgcataaAACTATTCTTAAGAGTTAAGAGGCGATCCAGGGCacttttcatcaattttccacGAAATCTCACTCCGAAGGTAAGATAACTACTCTCCTAATTCGTATTTCAATTCCTGGAACCTAGAATTATGGTTGGTGATCATTGGGGAAGGGTTTTGGCATGAAATTAATGATGGAAAGTAGCCTTATATGGGGGATTAAGATCATAGATTTGGCCTAAGTTGGGAATTACGttataattcatattaattaggctattttattgatcctttgtatgtATGTGATTGTTTTTAAATCAAGAACAAGCCAAACGAACTCGAAAAGGGAAATCTGCAACAGTTTAGAGTTGTCAAAAACTtggtttcgaggtaggtgatggttttggcTTTCCGTatgtgttatatgtgcttgCTAATTGCTCCactatatgcatatatgtatgtgaACAGGAAAGAATGAAATGAACCATGAGAAATAATTGTTTAATAAACCATGTGAAATGGTTGTTTATTATCTATGTCTTGCAATGAACCTGTTTGTGGTAGATATGACTGTTGAAATATTCACTGTATTGTGGTTGATTGTGTATGCTTGGATTGGGTTGTCACGTTTCGACATGTAACTGAATCTGATGCCATGTTCCGACACACATTTGAATTagatgtcacattccaacacaaccctgaatcggatgtcacgttccgacacattaATAGATGTTTGtaagtcccatgagaggaccctttaTTGAAACTACATGATAATTGGGGTCGTTAATCTGTGAGTATGTTTAAGTACTAGTTATGAGATGATTAGTGGTAAGATGCTCTGTTTATATGTGTTTACTATGCTGTAATTACTTGCTCATGTCTCACTTACTAGctagccgcgtgatcctaccactACACCATTGTTTTtatgtactgatactgcacttgctctgtctttattgagtacatgtCATTTTTAGGCGGTTGTTGAGAGACCTTGCATAGAAGACTGTTAGTTGCCAGAGTCAAGGGTGAGTCAGTTCTTCCATGCTATCATGAGCTCTTTTATATCTTGGTCCTTCACTCAACACCTAGACTTTCATACATTTGTTATTTTTATGACTCTCGGGGTTGTATCCCCTTCCTTTAGAATTGTTATTGGTTAGAAGTTTTGGTACATCGACTTTCAAGTCCTAGGGGTAAATTTCCACATGTTTGGGTTGTTTGACTAGATTTTTCTgaatttatgggaactcagtcaTATTGCATTATTAAACCTGCTTCTGGAACTTCAAATTGCTTATCTCTTGCGATTTCTGTTAGTTTGGGCTGTaataatggttctcccacccgAGAGTTAGTGTAGGTGTCAATCACGTCGGGTCAGGGTCATGACAATACGCCGTCTTTCAAGAAAGATATCTAATAAGCTTGATTATTAGAGTATCTAACTAAGaaagtttaatttatatatatggatattaataaaattattttatgccAACAACTAATCTAAAATACATCTACAGATTATTCTCTATTAAAATGAGacttataaattttataattaaaataaaacatatgcctgttataataaatagatataatttaattgctatatgataaaaaaaattagatcatcaatgaatattagttcaattatatatatatatatatatatatatatatatatgataagctatactttaaaattttaaatctatAAATGAAATTTTGAATTAGCCTTTTTGACAAATAGCATATAGAAAATAACAAATGATTTGTAAAATTAATCAAGGTGTTTAGTAAGTGAAAATTAATTCAAAGATTTTCTatccaaattcaaattaatccattgttaaaaataattttggaagAAGAGTTGGTTGGATAATGAAACTTCCACGTCCCACCTACTATCCACCTTTTATTAACACACTTACTAAAAACTAACACCAACCTTAGTATATGGATTGTATGGACCCGTGAACTACCACCACCATCTTCCAAATTTATTTAGGTTTTGGAGTGTAGCATATTAATATTAGATTTATCtaaacttattatttttatgatttgagatttgaTGGATGAGggcattttaaaattaattttaggatgaattatttttatgtttgaGTGGGATAAAATTATAGAGATAATTTATTCAGAAATTAGTTAGTTGGAGATTGTAGTGTTATTTTTAGATTTATCTAAACTTATTACTTTTATGATTTGTGATTTAATGGATGAggacattttaaaattaattttaggatGAATCTTTTTATGTTTTGCCGGGATAAAATTATAGGGATAATTTATTTAGAAATTAGTTAGTTGAAAATTGTAGTGTTATTTTTATtccatattaaaaaataaaataaaatcataagataACTAATttcgaaataattaattttaaaataacttgtTCTCCAATTAAACGGGCTTAgactataacaacaacaacaacaataataataaaaatatatttattccaATTTCATAAGTAAAAGAATAAAATGTAATGTGTATATAAaccttatttatattttgggaTGTAAAAACTGTTTTTGATAGATTTtcgattataaaaaaatattcaaattatattaaaaaataaaagttcaaacttcaaaataacTACAATAAAATAGTGAACTAATTCAAAACAcaagaaacaataaaaataactcaTCAATATTTCTTTGACCTACATTTACCTTtattaaaattcatcaaatctaATCTCTCACACTTTTACAAAAGAGATTACTTTTTATATATTCAAACCACTTTATTCTCATTTTCTGCATCTTATTATTTGAAGAGATTACTTTTATCTTATCCCGAATATTTTATTTCGAATTGTATATAAATCCAAACATCTCCGTGTATTGGTACTCCGCTAGTAATTAGTGTACAACTTTTACTAATTGGACCGCAACTTGACCATTGAATAAATCCAAACTTTTTTGGTACCAAAGTCTGTAAATAAAGGTACAAAGAAATGGAAATGGTTGGATGGTAGCGTGGAGTAGGGGGTGTATATACatgttggtttggtttgatttttttattaaaatataattaaattaattatattaatttattaaatttataaattaaatcaaatcaatttaatattatttttttttattttaattttagtcaatttttttaataattatattataatttaaaaagagATCAAATTAAAGAGATCAGTTTTTTTTATTGCTCCAAATGAAAATGGTTGGATGGTAGTGTGGAgtttctcttttcattttttttccttttctttatgGTTTTCTTACACAAAGAGGTAAAGTGAaagataataaagaaaataaagagcAATTTGCAGTACCAAGTGAGTGTCTGGTGTAAGATAAAGTGTGACTTGTCTTTTGAGGATGTCCATTGTATTGTCTTAATCCATTGTGTTAAGAAAAAACATGAAATCCGTGTGAATGTGAAATCCTTTTTGGCATCATATTTTGAGTGTATTCTAACGTCGATAatgtaaataaattaattatggaaaatattttattttttaaaattatttatattaaatttaataagtTGTAATATCTCATGAATGTTCTGATTAATATGTATGATTAAAAGAGAgaacatattttatatattaacttatatacataatgcttgtgaaatattttaaaatatgagtcgaatatatatatatatgaaatattttattatggatATAAGTGCTAATAAAATATATCACTAAATCTaattatttctcaaaaaaattattcGAAAATTTAGGGTGCTTATAGGATAATTCGATTCGATTTTTGTATTTAGCAGTttgatttataaaattttaaaaccatTTTTAGGATCGTTTGATAGAGttcattagaaaaaataatgtatGAATTAATTTTGTGTATTACTAGTAACTTGTTTGATAcacttttttcaatttatgtataactaatacttcTAATATATGAAAAATCATATTATTAACAACGTAAAGGATTCTAATGCACGCATTAATAtggttaaaaatataattgcaACCTTAAAACCTTTTCACATCTTTTTCATCTTATTTGTGAagcatatttttataaataaatatattttttaaaaaaataatatcagacatgttatttttaatacactaaattaaatattatataaaaaacaattaatataactaatatcattattattaatacATTATATTTAACACTATTCTTATTGATTATACTAAATAATCCTTAAATCATTAATCTTATAATCTGATACTTATAAtcgtaaataaaataaagagtaatTAGAACCGAGTGATCACTGTTGTGCTGTAGATAAAGTGTGACCCGTCTCTTGAGGTTGGCCATTTTCTCATCTTAAAAAGCAATCGATTGCGTGTCAATTGGTTTGATTCAGTTTTAAAATTTAAGATATTAGCTTATTAATTATTAGTTATTATTGGTTTAATTGTTCAtatttaacattttttttttattgaaaattatttaaaaataaaatgatcaaTCAAATGAATTATGTCCGTGAATTGACAAATTGCTTCATACTCAAAAACATATATTGTTACGTTATAGAATAACTGAGAATTTGAGACAGTcataaataaaagtatgaaactGAAGtataaatcaatatttttatataccaaatagtataaatataattatttaattttctatcaaattatcaattaattcattaaaaaaacctaaaatattaaaaattgataattcaataataaaaaaattaaaattattagtaAATTAATAGCTTTTTTTACATTCACATTATCGATTTCGGAAGAAAGACTGTCTTGGTTGAAATGTGAAATCTTTGTTTGTTTCTTTGTTTTGCAAGGCTGTAAACTTTTGTTTGGGAAAACCAATCATTCACATAAGCAAACAAAAAACCACCGTCCCTATCTTCACCCCCATCACTCTCCTTTTTTCTGTTTTCATACACTTGATTTTTTCCCTATATATCCACAGCAAACCTGAAAATGGAACTGACTAGTGCAAAAACCAGAAAAATGTCAAGATTTATAGTGTTACAAGTTCTTTTTCTTCTGGGTTTATGTCATTTTTCAGTAGGAATGAGGAGTAATTTCATCATACACATGGCGAAATCCCAAATGCCAGAGGATTTTGAAGACCATACTCACTGGTACGATTCTTCGTTGAAATCGGTTTCTGATTCTGCAGAAATGCTGTACGTTTACAACAATGCTGTTCATGGTTTTGCTGCGAGGCTCACTTCTGAAGAAGCAGAATCTTTACAGAATCAACCTGGGATTTTGTCGGTTTTGCCGGAGATGAAATATGAACTCCATACGACTAGGACGCCGTCGTTTTTGGGTCTTGATATAAGTGCTGATTTCTTTCCTGAATCAAATGCTATGGGTGATGTGATTGTTGGTGTGCTTGATACTGGGGTTTGGCCAGAAAGTAAAAGTTTTGATGATAATGGATTTGGACCTATTCCGGCTTCATGGAAAGGGGAGTGTGAATCTGGAACCAATTTCAGTTCGAAAAATTGTAATAGAAAGTTGATTGGTGCAAGGTACTTAGCTTAGCTTACTTTTAGCcacaaattttgaaattgaaacttgTAAATTTGAGTATCTGAAGTTGTGATTTTCGAAACTCGAAGTTGTGTTTGGACATGAATTTTCAAATCGGCTGTTCTTTGAACTTAGGAGCTTTTACTTGctcttataatatattgaattgtgTGATCATCTCTCATGCTTTTTATTACTTAATGTTTGTAATGTTTTAACAGGTACTTCGCTAAAGGTTATGAATCCACTTTGGGTCCGATTGATGTAACCAAAGAATCGAAATCTCCGAGGGATGATGATGGACATGGGACACACACGGCTACTACTGCTACTGGTTCAGTTGTTCAGGGTGCTAGTCTCCTTGGGTATGCTTCTGGAAGTGCTCGTGGAATGGCAACTCATGCTAGAGTTGCTGTGTACAAAGTTTGCTGGATTGGTGGTTGTTTCAGCTCTGATATATTAGCAGCTTTGGACAAAGCCATTGATGATAATGTAAACGTGCTTTCTTTATCACTTGGTGGTGGCAATGCAGATTACTATAGAGACAGTGTCGCGATTGGTTCTTTTGCTGCTATGGAGAAAGGGATTTTAGTATCTTGCTCTGCAGGTAAGGATGTTATGGAGAATTTCTAGTGCTTTTTACttctattttaaatataattttggaGTGAGATGAGATCAAATAGAGCGATATTGTCATTGAGGATTCATATAGGCGATTCTAACTTGCTTTGGATTGAAATGTAATCGTTATTGTTACTTTGCAGGTAATGCTGGTCCTAGTCCTTACAGTTTGTCCAATGTAGCACCATGGATCACTACTGTGGGTGCAGGAACGTTGGACCGTGATTTTCCTGCTTATGTAAGTCTAGGCAATGGTAAGAATTTCTCCGGTGTTTCACTCTATAAAGGGGATTTGTCACTAAGCAAAATGCTTCCCTTTGTGTATGCTGGTAATGCTAGTAATACGACAAATGGGAATCTTTGCATGACGGGTACCTTAATTCCCGAGGAAGTTAAAGGAAAAATTGTTCTATGCGACCGTGGGATAAATCCCAGGGTCCAAAAGGGTTCTGTGGTAAAAGCAGCTGGTGGAGCTGGTATGGTCTTGGCTAATACTGCTGCAAATGGGGATGAGCTAGTTGCCGATGCCCATTTGCTTCCAGCAACGACGGTTGGTCAGACAACAGGAGAAGCAATCAAGAAGTACTTAACCTCGGATCCTAATCCAACAGCCACGATTCTTTTCGAGGGAACAAAGGTGGGGATCAAACCATCACCAGTGGTTGCTGCATTTAGCTCCAGAGGGCCAAACTCAATCACGCCGGAAATATTGAAACCAGACATCATAGCACCAGGTGTTAACATTATTGCAGGGTGGACAGGTGCTACTGGTCCGACAGGCTTGGCCGAGGACAATAGACGTGTTGAGTTTAATATTATTTCGGGCACGTCTATGTCGTGCCCTCACGTGAGTGGTTTGGCTGCTTTGCTTAAAGGAGCGCGCCCTGAGTGGAGCCCAGCGGCTATCCGCTCGGCTCTTATGACCACAGCTTATACAGTGTACAAGAAAGGAGGTGGGCTCCAAGATGTTGCAACGGGAAAGCCATCCACGCCATTTGATCATGGTGCTGGACATGTAGATCCTGTTGCAGCACTAAACCCCGGACTTGTTTATGATTTGAAGGCCGATGATTATCTGAATTTCCTCTGTGCCTTGAACTACACATCGGTCCAGATCAATAGTATTGCCAGAAGACCCTTCAGTTGCGAAACAAGTAAGAAATATAGTGTCACTGATTTGAATTACCCTTCATTTGCTGTTGTATTTCCAGAACAAATTATTGCAGGCAGCAGAAGTGGTTCCAGTTCAATGAAATATTCACGAACTCTTACTAATGTTGGACCAGTTGGAACATACAAAGTTAATGTTCTTTTACCAAGCAACTCTGTGAAAGTCGCGGTTGAGCCTGAAACATTGGCTTTTACTCGAATGAATGAGCAGAAATCATATACCGTGACTTTCACTGCTCCTTCAATGCCATCAACTGAAAATGTTTATGGTAGAATTGAGTGGTCTGATGGAAAGCATGTAGTGAGTAGTCCAGTGGCCATTAGTTGGACATGAAGACGTTACTGATAGCTCGAGTTTCAAATGTAGCTCTGCTGTTTAGTTGTATTAACTATAGTTTTCTGCTAAAGTTGTATTTCATATGTTTGATGGAAGACATGGAAAAACTGTATGCTTTCAGAAAGATTGACATGCCTTTTCTTGCCTTCACTGTACAGTGATTCTCCAAGTACTAGGAGTTCTCTTTTCTTGCATTTTCAGTCTTGCTCTATAACTTGTATTTGTTGGGTGTTGTAACTGGTTGCTAAAGACAATGAACATAATCTCAAAATCTTGGGAGTATTTCCTATTAGTTTAGATTTTGGGAGTAAATGACACAGTTACGAATTAGGGTAGAagagggtagaaggttagtaagCAGTTGAGTGGTGTCTTGCTTCATCCTAAGAAGACTGATGAAGAGCAAGAAAATCGGACATTTCTATTCCTAGCTGCTGATTTTATTCAACCTCTTCTCGGTTCACTCGCTACCTTAGTCTTAAGTCTGAACCTTCACATCGAAAGTTTCTTCATTTTGTTTCAGTAGAAATAGATTGTCGCCTTCAAGCCTAGAGAGCAAGAAGCTCTTCGTGGCAAACCTTCCATACTAATAGTCATAGTATTTCTTCTGTAATTTCTTGTCTtttgatttatgttattatctactATCCTTTGATTTTTGTTACTATCTATTGTATTTTGTACTTTATTTATCGGACTATTTTGTTTTAGTTATcgtcttttcttcttttttttcaaaatattttgtcaTGCTTTCTTATATCTAATTCCGGGATGATTAACTTTTATCCAACAAACCAAATGACTCCTATATGTGTACATAAGTTAAATCCATTTTCCTCAGTTGTTTACAGCTACTCATcaattttttgttcattttgcaTGTGATTTCAATCTTGACGTTTACTCAATGGGGAAGGCATGACCAATATAGAAAGTGATAATATACACTGATAGTTATCCTGTAGAGCTGTTACTATTTTAGATTGATTAAGAAGAGATGTCACGTATGGCTCTTGTATCAATTTTGTTTCTAATTTTTCGTAAGGGTTTGACGTTCATATTAAAACTTCACTAAATTTGAATTTcttatgaataaaaaaaaaacaaatcggAAATCATGCGGAAGCTAACAAATCAAATCTCAGAAGACGCTAAGTAAGACGACGAACAAGACATACCAAAAGAGACAATAATTTAGCATTGTTCGGTCAATCATACCTCAACAAAAAGATATGAGCAATCCGTTAGAGAGAAATGACTAACATTCACTCCGAATAAAAAAAGGTTCACATAAATAACAATGCAACATTTTGTCTCACAAATTCTCCTCTTAAACAAGACTCTCAAATTAAACAAGGCTACATAATAAATGTTTAGGGATGgcaagggggggggggggtgcaGGGAGGGTGTAGCTCAACCCGCAACCTTTTAAAACCCCTGCCCCGCTCCGTGCCCATAAACCCaccccacataatttttttttcttttttaattgagtttaatatgaaaataaaattcaattttttttcattttttgctaATTAACATCtcatcaactaattaattatttctagtTAACATTTCAACAATTGTTTCTTAATCGCTATTAACTCTAATTAACATTTgtctagtttaattttttttttaaagttaaaattaaattcaaaGTTTAATACAAAAAGTTTTTATCTTTGACTTTTACGAATTACAAAGATTTAGTTTTCTTCGGGTTCTAATTTGATACCTTAAAGCCGCATAAATTCGCAATCCGCCCCATCCCAcattaattttgataataattactTCAACCCGTCCGCATCTTGGTGTTGTGTTGGCAAGAATCTCTTCGGAAAAAGAGGCGCTTTCTAGATCTAAGCGAATTCAACGCCACTGAGTTCAATTCTATCCCGATCGATTGCTTTCTGTTCATATAATGCATACAACTCTGGTTGCTGTTGGGCCGGTTCGATGGCTCTGTATGTGTTCCGCCCTGCATAACCCTAAACCCGTACCGCCCCGCCTAGCTCTAAACTTACCCCGCCCCATTACCATTCCTATTGATATTATCAAGTGAGAAGGAATAAACCTCAATTTATAGAGTCTAAACCATTTTCCTACgagaaaaataattatctaaatatgaagaatttatatttttcttttagaaaaaaaaaactcaattgtGATAAGAAAAGTACATCAAATCTAAcctgagaaaatctttcaaatCAAAGATAGCAATCACAAAATTACAGAGATCTAAATAGCCCCACTATAATAATTAGAGCGTCACaaaaatttactttttttaaattttcctGTTTCCATCCTAACAAGAttcacaataaaaaaaattattttaaaaaaataaagataattttatatttagtgAAGAACAAAATTAAGCCTTTAAGCATCCAGATGAATGTTTGTTGTCAGCCCCAATCCTTCAATTTTAGAactgaaataaattatttcatgttcATACTGACGCATCACATTAGATATATGTTGGCGCAAGAAGGGCCACTTGATCACTCCATCTACTTTTAAAGTATACGATTTTCTGCTTGAAAATTATACAACCATTGAACTTTCTTTATTATGATTGAGACTCAAAATTGAAATCTGTAATTAAACATAATCATCAATGATTGATATGTGAAAATAATGGATATTAGGTCCCCAAGCACTTGGCAATGTTTTATTAGTACATATAGGTCAAAGAAAGTTTGGAACTTACTGCTAACTGTGTAAATGATAAATAATTGACTGATAAATATGACCTTGCCAATTATTGGTGAGTACTCACCCGTCACAAttgaatttcttttaatttgtctaaaatttttgaaaataataattatagtaCAGCTACATGTAACCGTCAAAATAATTGTGGCACACACAAATTGAATTacatcattatttatttatttatttatttttaaaaaggggcTAAATTACAGTACAGttctataattcaactcaattgCAGACACACtccttatatttattttaaaatgaaacaCTCTATATTATGGGTATTATAAAAAGTATaagtttaattaatattttaatttcttaatggtaaaaaagtttaattttgaaaaatataaggtATCTATGTtactaattatattattattcaaTCTATCTATCTGTCTGTTTATGTCTATACTTTTTAAAACCTTTAACAGAGAAGTTAAAAGATcaaaatacacacatatatatatatatatataacggcaattaaataaaaaccagaaaatattaatttgtattgtgtcttttcaaaatagttatattgtttcattaataattaatttttaaaaaaacatcaaaagaaaaataaaattatactcacaaatattcattaataatataactttgtttcatcatattttataactatgattgtattttatttttcatcccTCTAAAATTTGTGGCAAACAACAGGATAATAGTCATAAATGCAGTTAGAtagagaaagaagagagaaggCTTCTCCATTTTGcaattattaaatttgaaaatagaAATTCTtatgccccccccccccccccaatcaTCCCCGGACATTTTATTCAAACCTCTAATAAATTTCCTACCAACCAAgagatttgaaagttgaatttgTTGAGGTATATCTAAATTAAGTTATTATCAATTTcaactatatatgtgtgtgaaCTTGTGTATGTTTACAATAATTATGTAAATAGTTATTTGCTGTATTTGTATTTTACTAAcaattttacatattttaaataGCTACCCAACTGTATTAACATCATGTTAAAGTGTGTATGAACACGAAATATTAATGGATGTGGGTAGTGAATAGTAACTAAATCAAATGCAATATAATTTCTGAATTTTGGATATAAATTAAATGCCATTTGGAAGAAAAAAGGATAATTTGGTACCTGTGTTTCTCTCTTGAGCACATATCAACACGAGCTGTGGTGGGATGATTGAGATCCCTTCACTCTTAATTAGGGATTTTAGGTTcaagctcaaaaaataaaagtaaaatcatgtgAAAGCACTACCTCAAAAATGAGATCTGCAATACACACGAATCTAAATTAGTCGAGATTCAATATGAATAAAGGATAATGAGTGAGAAACCCCAAAAATTAGTTCTTGAGCATACTAAACCCAGAAGTTTGTGATAATTTATTGCTAAATAAGATTAACGACGAATATTATTGTTTAGGTACAGATTTGTCTATCGCTAATTCTTACTCTTTAAATAGTGATTTATGTCGAGAGTTTCTTTTTAAGGGCGAACAACACAATCTCACTAGTTTAAGGCCAAGTTACGTGTTGTCATTTTAGATTTCGAAATTATCTTCCATACCATATTTACTTcgccagatacatgtatctgtcTCACTCAGATACATGTATATCGAATATATACAGGTCAAATTGTGTGTTATTTGTTCAAATACATTGTATCCAAGCGTGGTTCACATGTATCTAGGATACACTAACTCCTCACTCACTTCTCTCCTCTCTCACATTCCTCTctcctatctctctctctctcttctctcttctctcccctCTCCTCTCTAGCTCTCCTCTCTCGTTGTCCTCTCTTTTCTCTCGCTAACCTTTCTCCCTCTCCTGCCCTCCTTTCTCTCTAGTATCTGTATAATTCAGAATATATTTGGTATTTTAGATACATATCTAGTACGTGATTTACATGTATATGGTAttctagatacatgtatctaataTGTAATTCACAGGATACACCGACTCTCTCACTCGCTTCTCTCCTATCTCGCTCGTATCTCTCCCTATGTGTCTGTATTTCAGAATGTTTcaaagatacatgtatctagtatcTTTTATACATGTATCTGACTTGAAATCTGACGGAGGA
It contains:
- the LOC129894242 gene encoding subtilisin-like protease SBT1.7 translates to MELTSAKTRKMSRFIVLQVLFLLGLCHFSVGMRSNFIIHMAKSQMPEDFEDHTHWYDSSLKSVSDSAEMLYVYNNAVHGFAARLTSEEAESLQNQPGILSVLPEMKYELHTTRTPSFLGLDISADFFPESNAMGDVIVGVLDTGVWPESKSFDDNGFGPIPASWKGECESGTNFSSKNCNRKLIGARYFAKGYESTLGPIDVTKESKSPRDDDGHGTHTATTATGSVVQGASLLGYASGSARGMATHARVAVYKVCWIGGCFSSDILAALDKAIDDNVNVLSLSLGGGNADYYRDSVAIGSFAAMEKGILVSCSAGNAGPSPYSLSNVAPWITTVGAGTLDRDFPAYVSLGNGKNFSGVSLYKGDLSLSKMLPFVYAGNASNTTNGNLCMTGTLIPEEVKGKIVLCDRGINPRVQKGSVVKAAGGAGMVLANTAANGDELVADAHLLPATTVGQTTGEAIKKYLTSDPNPTATILFEGTKVGIKPSPVVAAFSSRGPNSITPEILKPDIIAPGVNIIAGWTGATGPTGLAEDNRRVEFNIISGTSMSCPHVSGLAALLKGARPEWSPAAIRSALMTTAYTVYKKGGGLQDVATGKPSTPFDHGAGHVDPVAALNPGLVYDLKADDYLNFLCALNYTSVQINSIARRPFSCETSKKYSVTDLNYPSFAVVFPEQIIAGSRSGSSSMKYSRTLTNVGPVGTYKVNVLLPSNSVKVAVEPETLAFTRMNEQKSYTVTFTAPSMPSTENVYGRIEWSDGKHVVSSPVAISWT